A section of the Engystomops pustulosus chromosome 3, aEngPut4.maternal, whole genome shotgun sequence genome encodes:
- the CRNKL1 gene encoding crooked neck-like protein 1, giving the protein MASTAAGKQRIPKVAKVKNKAPAEVQITAEQLLREAKERELELLPPPPKQKITDNEELNDYKLRKRKTFEDNIRKNRTVISNWIKYAQWEESLKEVQRARSIYERALDVDHRNITLWLKYAEMEMKNRQVNHARNIWDRAITILPRVNQFWYKYTYMEEMLGNVAGTRQVFERWMEWQPEEQAWHSYINFELRYKEVDRARSIYERFVIVHPDVKNWIKYARFEEKHGYIAHGRKVYERAVEFFGEDHMDENLYVAFAKFEENQKESERVRVIYKYALDRIPKQQAQELFKNYTIFEKKYGDRRGIEDIIVNKRRFQYEEEVKANPHNYDAWFDYLRLVESDTDADTVREVYERAIANVPPTKEKRHWKRYIYLWINYALYEELEEKDPERTRQVYQACLELIPHKKFTFAKMWLMYAQFEIRQKNLHLARKALGTSIGKSPKHKLFKGYIELELQLREFDRCRKLYEKFLEFAPENCTTWIKFAELETILGDTERARAVYELAIGQPRLDMPEVLWKSYIDFEIEQEEFDKTRNLYRRLLQRTQHVKVWISFAQFELSAGSEDTLAKCRQIYEEANKTLRNCEEKEERLMLLESWRSFEHELGSESAQQRVAKLMPERVKKRRKLQAEDGSDAGWEEYYDYIFPEDAANQPNLKLLAMAKLWKKQQKDDDEDDDEQDPDKDIDESSS; this is encoded by the exons ATGGCTTCCACGGCGGCAGGGAAGCAGAGGATCCCTAAAGTGGCCAAG gtaaaaaataaagccCCAGCTGAAGTGCAGATAACAGCGGAGCAGCTGCTAAGAGAAGCCAAGGAGAGAGAACTTGAGTTACTGCCACCTCCACCCAAGCAGAAGATCACAGATAATGAGGAACTTAATGACTACAAGTTACGGAAGAGAAAG ACCTTTGAAGACAACATAAGAAAAAACAGAACTGTCATAAGTAACTGGATAAAGTATGCACAATGGGAGGAAAGTCTAAAAGAGGTTCAAAG AGCAAGATCTATATACGAACGCGCCTTAGATGTGGATCACAGAAACATTACATTATGGCTCAAGTATGcagagatggagatgaagaatCGCCAGGTTAACCATGCACGTAACATCTGGGATAGAGCGATCACCATTCTTCCCAGAGTCAACCAGTTCTG GTATAAATACACCTACATGGAGGAGATGCTGGGAAATGTGGCAGGGACACGGCAAGTGTTTGAACGCTGGATGGAGTGGCAGCCTGAAGAACAAGCTTGGCATTCGTACATCAATTTTGAGCTTCGTTACAAAGAAGTGGACAGAGCGCGCTCCATATATGAACGAT TTGTCATTGTACACCCTGATGTCAAAAACTGGATTAAGTACGCTCGGTTTGAGGAGAAGCACGGTTACATTGCTCATGGAAGAAAGGTATATGAGCGCGCTGTGGAGTTTTTTGGGGAGGATCACATGGATGAGAATCTGTATGTTGCGTTTGCCAAATTTGAGGAGAATCAAAAAGAG TCAGAGAGGGTACGCGTCATATATAAATATGCCCTGGACAGAATCCCAAAGCAGCAAGCCCAAGAGCTCTTCAAAAACTATACTATATTTGAGAAGAAGTATGGAGACCGGAGAGGGATTGAAGATATCATTGTGAATAAGAGGAGGTTTCAATACGAGGAAGAAGTCAAA GCCAATCCCCATAATTATGATGCCTGGTTTGACTACTTGCGGTTGGTGGAAAGTGACACCGATGCTGACACTGTCCGAGAAGTGTATGAACGGGCAATCGCCAATGTGCCACCCACTAAAGAGAAGAGGCACTGGAAGAGATATATCTACCTATGGATAAATTATGCCTTgtatgaggagctggaggaaaaG GATCCAGAAAGGACCAGACAAGTATATCAGGCTTGTTTAGAGCTAATACCTCACAAAAAG ttCACATTTGCCAAAATGTGGTTAATGTATGCACAGTTCGAAATTAGACAAAAGAATCTTCATCTTGCGCGAAAAGCATTG GGCACTTCTATTGGAAAATCTCCGAAACACAAACTTTTTAAAGGTTACATAGAATTGGAGCTTCAGCTTCGAGAATTTGACCGATGTAGGAAACTGTATGAGAAGTTCCTGGAATTTGCTCCAGAAAACTGCACCACGTGGATTAAGTTTGCAGAACTGGAAACCATTCTGGGTGACACTGAAAGAGCCCGCGCTGTATATGAGTTGGCTATTGGACAACCGCGACTTGATATGCCCGAA GTTCTCTGGAAATCCTATATTGATTTTGAAATCGAACAAGAAGAATTTGACAAGACAAGAAATCTGTACAGGAGACTTCTACAGAGAACGCAGCACGTCAAG GTCTGGATAAGCTTTGCCCAATTTGAGTTGTCTGCTGGCAGCGAAGACACTTTGGCGAAATGCCGGCAGATCTATGAGGAAGCAAATAAGACGCTGAGGAATTGTGAGGAGAAGGAAGAGCGGCTGATGTTACTCGAGTCCTGGAGGAGCTTTGAACATGAGCTTGGTTCTGAGTCCGCACAACAGAGGGTGGCGAAACTCATGCCAGAGAGGGTGAAGAAAAGGAGAAAACTCCAAGCAGAAGATGGG tctgatgctggatgggaGGAATACTATGACTATATATTTCCCGAAGATGCCGCTAATCAGCCCAACCTTAAACTGCTGGCCATGGCCAAACTCTGGAAGAAGCAGCAGAAAGACGATGATGAGGATGACGACGAGCAAGATCCTGATAAAGACATTGATGAGAGCTCTTCCTGA
- the NAA20 gene encoding N-alpha-acetyltransferase 20: MTSLRAFTCDDLFRFNNINLDPLTETYGIPFYLQYLAHWPEYFIVAEAPGGELMGYIMGKAEGSVAREEWHGHVTALSVAPEFRRLGLAAKLMELLEEISERKGGFFVDLFVRVSNQVAVNMYKQLGYSVYRTVIEYYSASNGEPDEDAYDMRKALSRDTEKKSIIPLPHPVRPEDIE; the protein is encoded by the exons ATGACCTCGCTGAGAGCCTTCACCTGCGACGACCTCTTTCGGTTCAATAACAT aaaTTTGGACCCTCTGACAGAAACT TATGGGATCCCTTTTTACTTACAGTATCTGGCGCACTGGCCGGAATATTTCATTGTCGCCGAAGCGCCTGGTGGAGAACTTATGGGTTACA TAATGGGGAAAGCAGAAGGATCGGTGGCCAGAGAGGAGTGGCACGGACACGTCACCGCACTCTCTGTAGCGCCTGAATTCCGACGTCTTGGTTTGGCTGCTAAACTTATGGAGCTGCTTGAAGAAATATCTGAAAG GAAAGGAGGGTTCTTTGTGGATCTTTTTGTCAGAGTATCTAATCAGGTTGCGGTTAATATGTACAAGCAGCTGGGTTACAGTGTGTACAGGACGGTGATCGAGTATTATTCAGCCAGCAACGGGGAGCCAGATGAGGACGCCTATG ACATGAGAAAGGCGCTTTCCCGAGACACCGAGAAAAAGTCCATCATACCTTTACCGCACCCGGTCCGACCAGAGGACATTGAATAA